The window CAGTCACCCAAAATAAGCAACCTCAAGCATCAAGTACCCCGCAAACTAAAAACCGAGATGTGTTAGAAGCAATGCCTGAGAACGATATTTTAGGTGATGCATTAGGAGTTGGGGGTAAAGTAGATGTAGAAGCAGAAGCAGAAGCAGAAGCAGAAGCAGAAGCAGAAGCAGAGAGAAACACCTATCACCTACAACAGCCAATTAACGAAGAACAAGTTAACCCAAGATTCCCTCATCAATTTGCGATAAGTTTATGCGCTCTATGGTTTGGCATCATTCTGGTCGCCTATTACTTTATCCACTACAACAATGAACAAGCGCCATTCCTCAATAAAGAGAACTACCAACCCTATCAATTCGGCAGTGCGACGCTTTATCTCAGTGACGATTCACAGAAGGTATCTTCAACAGAAATGAAGGCCTATATAAATGGATTGGAACTGGCACAATGCAATGTGAAAAGTATCTACATTCGAGTGAGTAATTCAGCATACAGAGACAACATTGCTTCGATGTATGCCTTTGTCTTTACCAACAATAGAAAAAGCCAAAACATATTTAAGCAGAAGCTAGATAACATCAATATCTATCACTCCATCATTACACCGTTACTGAACTCTTTTTACTGTAAGGGTAAGCCTCAAAAGTGATTAGGGTTTAGGGTTTAGGGTTTAGGGTTTAGGGTTTAGGGGATGGAGAAGTGAAATCGCACGATACAACTCAAGGCTAAATCAGCCCCAACAAAAAAGCCCCACATAAAATATG of the Vibrio lentus genome contains:
- a CDS encoding winged helix-turn-helix domain-containing protein, whose translation is MNHKSNITDQIVINNKMRTITQTLSDTTISMRPLPFKVLVYLLEHQGQCISREELFEECWQGVLVTDQSLTNTISYIRKVIKNLNTDELKLKTISKKGYSLSVTQNKQPQASSTPQTKNRDVLEAMPENDILGDALGVGGKVDVEAEAEAEAEAEAEAERNTYHLQQPINEEQVNPRFPHQFAISLCALWFGIILVAYYFIHYNNEQAPFLNKENYQPYQFGSATLYLSDDSQKVSSTEMKAYINGLELAQCNVKSIYIRVSNSAYRDNIASMYAFVFTNNRKSQNIFKQKLDNINIYHSIITPLLNSFYCKGKPQK